A section of the Candidatus Tisiphia endosymbiont of Nedyus quadrimaculatus genome encodes:
- a CDS encoding peptidoglycan D,D-transpeptidase FtsI family protein translates to MNNNIFLLVFLKNTLTKMKKNFGNIILWDVGANNTKIRLLIVSCCFAMFFCGLSYRLIIVATNGYVKPEYQVKNSDFRKEIVDRNGNLLAVNLPSSSLFANPQKIINPSQCLERLSKILPEIDKMKLLAELQSNKSFVWIKRDLLPKEQEAISNLGMPGFSFEQEQKRIYTFSNLLSHIIGYVGRDLVGLAGLERTYDKFLTNSDFIQPDQLKKPLELSIDVRLQNILSEEIDRTLKEFSAIGAVGIIVNPNNGEILAIVSKPDFNPHYPSRAKPEELFNMASLGIYEMGSVFKTLTMAVAFDTGAIAINDAYDISYMKVGGFNIKDYHPRQGWHSVPEIFLHSSNIGVSQIMLEVGKNDFKNYLKKLGLLDQLKIELPERGTPLFPSDKRWSDLTTAVMAYGYGISISPLHFIQAVLPIVNGGILYDLTLIKRHDERLVGTRVFSEKTSKQMSELFRLVVKEGTGRRADVKGYLVGGKTGTAEKLTSDGHGKKKYLKNSRMSSFLGLLPAIDPQYIIFIMFDEPKGTKETFGFATAGWTAAPTVGRVLERMVSLYGIEPVEKGEGL, encoded by the coding sequence ATGAATAATAATATATTTTTATTGGTATTTCTAAAAAATACTCTAACTAAGATGAAGAAAAATTTTGGTAATATTATTTTGTGGGATGTAGGTGCTAACAATACCAAAATCAGATTATTAATAGTCAGCTGTTGTTTTGCTATGTTTTTTTGTGGTTTATCATATCGCTTAATAATTGTTGCGACCAATGGCTATGTTAAGCCAGAATATCAAGTAAAAAATAGTGACTTTAGGAAAGAGATAGTAGATCGTAATGGTAACTTATTAGCAGTAAATTTGCCTTCCTCTTCATTGTTTGCCAATCCACAGAAAATAATTAATCCTTCACAATGTTTAGAAAGATTATCCAAGATCTTGCCTGAAATTGATAAAATGAAGTTACTTGCAGAGCTACAAAGTAACAAAAGTTTCGTATGGATCAAAAGGGATTTATTGCCAAAAGAGCAAGAGGCGATATCAAATTTGGGGATGCCAGGTTTTAGTTTTGAACAAGAACAAAAAAGAATCTATACTTTTTCCAATTTATTGTCACATATTATAGGATATGTGGGTAGGGATTTGGTTGGTCTTGCTGGATTAGAAAGAACCTATGATAAGTTTCTAACTAATTCTGACTTTATACAGCCGGATCAACTTAAAAAACCTCTTGAACTATCTATAGACGTAAGATTACAAAATATCCTAAGTGAAGAAATAGATAGGACATTAAAGGAGTTTAGTGCAATAGGAGCGGTGGGAATAATTGTTAACCCTAATAATGGTGAGATTTTAGCTATTGTTAGTAAGCCGGATTTTAACCCACATTATCCGAGTAGAGCAAAACCAGAAGAACTGTTTAATATGGCAAGTCTTGGTATCTATGAGATGGGGTCTGTATTTAAAACTTTGACTATGGCCGTAGCTTTTGATACTGGTGCTATAGCAATAAACGATGCTTATGATATTAGCTATATGAAGGTAGGGGGATTTAATATAAAAGATTATCATCCAAGGCAAGGATGGCACAGTGTTCCAGAAATTTTCTTGCATTCATCAAATATTGGTGTTAGCCAAATTATGCTTGAAGTTGGGAAGAATGATTTTAAAAACTATTTAAAGAAATTAGGTTTACTAGATCAGCTTAAAATTGAGTTGCCAGAGAGAGGTACTCCTTTGTTTCCATCTGACAAGAGGTGGAGTGATCTTACTACTGCTGTCATGGCCTATGGTTATGGCATTTCGATTAGCCCTTTACACTTTATTCAAGCAGTATTGCCAATAGTAAATGGAGGGATATTATATGATCTGACTCTAATCAAAAGGCACGATGAGCGTCTTGTTGGCACGCGTGTTTTTAGTGAGAAAACCTCTAAACAAATGAGTGAGTTATTTCGTTTGGTGGTAAAAGAAGGGACAGGACGTAGAGCCGATGTTAAAGGATATCTTGTCGGTGGTAAAACTGGTACTGCTGAAAAATTAACTTCAGATGGGCATGGTAAGAAAAAATATCTTAAGAATAGCAGAATGTCATCATTTTTAGGTTTATTACCAGCCATTGATCCCCAATATATTATTTTTATAATGTTTGATGAACCAAAAGGAACAAAAGAAACCTTTGGCTTTGCTACCGCTGGCTGGACTGCAGCTCCTACTGTTGGAAGAGTCCTTGA
- a CDS encoding IS110 family transposase — protein sequence MKDINILGIDLAKTIFHIVALNKDGEKILAKKLHREEFEDYILTNIPKNSLLVMEACGSCHYWSNKFMESGFTVKLLKPCDVKAFAKTRQKNDTNDALAIARAGKDPELKSVRIKNISQQEISWLHKRRQHIIRQRVQYSNGLMSDLLEFGYYIKMSKSKFAREALNIVEDAKNAGVISERMYKEMKVIAEEIATLLIQESAIDKQLIAINKESETATLLKTIPGIGEINANILSIAAYENYDDCRSFAASLGLVPKQNSTGGKTSLGSITKKGDRYVRTMLIQGARSIAIRAKIQKDPTDHLVLWAKKLLGRMSFNKAAVAIANKLARIAYVCVTRKCAYA from the coding sequence ATGAAAGATATTAACATACTAGGCATTGATTTAGCAAAAACAATTTTTCATATTGTTGCATTAAATAAAGATGGTGAAAAAATATTAGCTAAAAAATTACACAGAGAAGAATTTGAAGACTACATTTTAACAAACATTCCCAAGAATAGTTTATTGGTAATGGAAGCATGTGGCAGTTGTCATTATTGGAGCAATAAGTTTATGGAATCAGGTTTTACAGTAAAATTACTTAAACCATGTGATGTAAAAGCTTTTGCAAAAACTCGGCAAAAAAATGATACAAATGATGCTTTGGCAATAGCAAGAGCAGGAAAAGATCCGGAGTTAAAATCGGTTCGTATAAAAAATATATCACAACAAGAGATTAGTTGGTTACATAAACGTCGGCAACATATTATTAGACAAAGAGTACAATATAGTAATGGTTTAATGAGTGATTTACTTGAATTTGGTTATTACATAAAAATGAGTAAATCTAAATTTGCCCGTGAGGCATTAAATATAGTAGAAGATGCCAAAAATGCTGGTGTGATTTCAGAGAGAATGTATAAGGAAATGAAGGTAATAGCTGAAGAAATTGCTACGTTATTAATACAAGAATCAGCAATAGATAAACAGCTAATAGCAATAAATAAAGAATCTGAAACAGCTACTTTATTAAAAACAATACCAGGTATTGGAGAAATTAATGCTAATATACTAAGCATAGCAGCTTATGAAAATTATGATGATTGTCGAAGTTTTGCTGCAAGTTTGGGATTAGTGCCTAAGCAAAATAGCACAGGTGGTAAAACAAGTCTTGGATCTATCACTAAGAAAGGAGATAGATATGTTAGAACTATGCTGATACAAGGAGCAAGGTCTATTGCAATCAGAGCAAAAATACAAAAGGACCCCACTGATCATTTAGTGCTATGGGCAAAAAAATTGTTGGGAAGGATGAGCTTTAATAAGGCTGCTGTGGCAATAGCAAACAAATTAGCTAGAATAGCGTATGTATGTGTTACAAGAAAATGTGCATATGCTTGA
- a CDS encoding IS256 family transposase produces the protein MNKKTNESIKQAVDLLIDNDTDVSTILKEGGLLKELTKRLIEKALQSEMNNHLGYDKYSCADNDNARNGITSKKLISEHGAVEIEVPRDRHNTFEPAILPKRQKRFDGFDDKVLSLYAKGMSISDIKIQLQELYSVEISEGLISQITDDVMDEVKAWQSRPLEEIYPIVFFDCLVVKVRQDKRIINKAVYVALGIDLSGKKDILGLWISENEGAKFWLGNFTEMKNRGLKDILIACSDNLTGMSEAIEAVYPKTEHQLCIVHQIRNSLKYVSYKDRKQLSSDLKPIYTAVTEEQAHLALVSFEEKWNKQYPQIAKSWYNNWDNLMIFLGYPESIRKVIYTTNSVESVNSQLRKVTNNKRVFPNDNAVFKSLYLTIDYMTKKWTMPIPNWNEAMAHLMVKFEDRLNKI, from the coding sequence ATGAATAAAAAAACTAATGAATCAATAAAGCAAGCAGTAGATTTATTAATAGATAATGATACAGATGTAAGTACAATACTGAAAGAAGGAGGTTTATTAAAAGAATTGACCAAACGTTTAATAGAGAAGGCACTGCAGTCAGAAATGAATAATCATCTAGGCTATGATAAATACAGTTGTGCAGATAATGATAATGCTCGTAATGGTATAACTAGCAAAAAACTGATCTCCGAACATGGAGCTGTAGAAATAGAAGTACCAAGGGATAGGCATAATACCTTTGAACCCGCAATACTACCAAAACGCCAGAAACGTTTTGATGGTTTTGACGATAAAGTACTATCATTATATGCTAAAGGCATGAGTATATCTGATATTAAGATTCAGTTACAGGAGTTATACAGTGTTGAAATAAGTGAAGGCTTAATCAGCCAAATTACTGATGATGTAATGGATGAGGTTAAAGCTTGGCAGAGTCGACCATTAGAAGAGATATATCCGATAGTATTTTTTGATTGTTTAGTAGTAAAAGTCAGGCAAGATAAAAGGATAATCAATAAGGCAGTATATGTTGCATTAGGAATTGATTTATCTGGTAAAAAAGATATATTGGGATTATGGATCAGTGAAAATGAAGGGGCAAAATTTTGGCTCGGTAATTTTACCGAAATGAAAAATAGAGGGCTAAAAGATATACTGATTGCCTGTAGCGATAATCTTACTGGTATGTCTGAGGCAATAGAAGCAGTTTATCCAAAAACAGAACATCAATTGTGTATTGTACATCAGATTAGAAATAGTTTAAAATATGTGTCGTATAAAGATAGGAAGCAACTGTCTAGCGATTTAAAGCCGATATATACTGCAGTAACGGAAGAACAAGCCCATTTAGCTTTAGTATCTTTTGAAGAAAAATGGAATAAACAATATCCACAAATTGCCAAATCATGGTATAATAATTGGGACAATCTAATGATTTTTCTAGGGTATCCTGAGTCAATTAGAAAGGTAATTTATACAACTAATTCAGTTGAATCTGTCAATAGTCAATTGCGTAAAGTAACAAATAATAAGCGGGTTTTTCCTAATGATAATGCTGTTTTTAAAAGTTTATATTTGACAATTGACTATATGACCAAAAAATGGACTATGCCCATTCCAAACTGGAATGAAGCTATGGCTCATTTGATGGTTAAATTTGAGGATAGGCTTAACAAAATTTAA
- a CDS encoding division/cell wall cluster transcriptional repressor MraZ, which translates to MNIFLSKYINNLDKKGRVSIPASYRVALSSQSFNGIIAYPSFRNKCIECCSLKRLEELSQIIQTLDPYSEVRDAFETIILAEAIQLSFDSEGRVILPKSLIDHADISDQACFVGKGLIFEIWQPQNFETYLSSARQIAQSNRLTLKNIKDVVV; encoded by the coding sequence ATGAATATTTTTTTATCAAAATATATAAACAATCTTGATAAGAAAGGTCGGGTTTCGATACCTGCTAGCTATAGAGTAGCTTTGTCTAGTCAGTCGTTTAATGGGATTATTGCCTATCCGTCTTTTAGAAATAAGTGCATAGAATGCTGTAGTTTGAAGAGGCTTGAGGAGCTAAGTCAAATAATCCAAACCTTAGATCCCTATTCTGAGGTGCGTGATGCTTTCGAAACGATCATTCTTGCTGAAGCTATCCAGCTTAGCTTTGATAGTGAGGGGAGGGTGATTCTACCTAAATCTTTAATAGATCACGCTGATATATCAGATCAAGCTTGCTTTGTAGGGAAGGGATTGATCTTTGAAATTTGGCAGCCACAAAATTTTGAAACGTATCTTTCTTCAGCTCGGCAAATTGCTCAAAGTAACCGTTTAACACTGAAAAACATTAAGGATGTAGTTGTATGA
- a CDS encoding MFS transporter, whose protein sequence is MIGYQQEQRSLTKEQKEAVGLLSIGTFLEYFDLMLFVHMGVIINELFFPKTDPFTASLLTALSFCSLYVLRPFGAMIFGYIGDNLGRKKTIVITTTMMSFSCIVMATLPTYNQIGITASCIMVICRIVQGLSSLGEVTGAELYVTEMVKPPMQYVAVGIVSVCTLTGGLFALGFAWFCTAFFLDWRIAFWIGAIIALVGASARTRLREAPDFADAKRRIQNAIKVMVQDPKILEHSPAYKEKVSYKTSLSYLCILSMWPALFFLIYIYCGNIFKAKFGYTGEQVIQNNFFVALFNWVVVVSLILLTMKVHPLKILKVRVIIFLISIPICLYFLSNVSTPQELFLLQLLFISTSVCLDPAASVLYKHFPIFKRFTYSSFLHAISKILVYVTTSLGMVYVTKAFEYYGILMIMLPLGLLFYYSICYFEKLEKVNGHYSKKELFGSVQKTV, encoded by the coding sequence ATGATAGGATATCAGCAGGAACAAAGAAGCCTAACGAAAGAACAAAAAGAAGCAGTAGGGTTATTATCGATTGGGACTTTTTTGGAATATTTTGATCTGATGCTTTTCGTTCACATGGGTGTAATAATCAATGAGTTGTTTTTTCCAAAAACTGATCCTTTCACTGCCTCTCTTCTTACAGCTTTATCGTTTTGCTCTCTTTACGTTTTACGACCTTTTGGTGCAATGATTTTTGGTTATATAGGAGATAATTTAGGTCGTAAAAAAACAATAGTGATCACAACAACTATGATGTCCTTTTCCTGTATTGTAATGGCTACTCTGCCAACTTATAACCAAATCGGTATTACGGCTTCTTGTATTATGGTAATTTGTCGTATAGTTCAAGGTCTTTCTTCACTTGGAGAAGTAACAGGGGCAGAACTATATGTTACTGAAATGGTAAAACCACCGATGCAATATGTAGCTGTAGGAATAGTTTCAGTGTGTACTCTTACTGGAGGTTTATTTGCTCTAGGTTTTGCTTGGTTTTGTACAGCATTTTTTTTGGATTGGCGTATTGCTTTTTGGATTGGTGCAATAATTGCGTTAGTAGGGGCATCTGCAAGAACACGTCTTAGGGAAGCACCGGATTTTGCAGATGCCAAACGGAGAATTCAAAATGCTATAAAAGTAATGGTTCAAGATCCAAAAATATTAGAACATAGCCCTGCTTATAAAGAAAAAGTTAGTTATAAAACTTCTTTGTCGTATTTATGTATTTTATCTATGTGGCCAGCCCTATTTTTCTTAATTTACATATATTGCGGCAATATATTTAAAGCTAAATTTGGTTATACAGGAGAGCAGGTAATACAAAATAATTTTTTTGTAGCGTTATTTAATTGGGTAGTTGTTGTATCTTTAATTCTATTAACTATGAAAGTACACCCTCTTAAAATTTTAAAAGTTAGAGTAATTATATTTTTGATATCTATCCCAATATGTCTTTATTTTTTATCAAATGTTAGTACCCCACAAGAACTATTTTTATTACAATTACTTTTTATTAGTACCAGTGTATGCTTAGACCCAGCAGCTTCAGTACTGTATAAACATTTTCCTATTTTTAAACGATTTACTTACTCAAGTTTCCTCCATGCAATATCAAAAATATTGGTATATGTGACAACATCTTTGGGTATGGTATATGTAACAAAAGCTTTTGAGTATTATGGTATTTTGATGATTATGTTACCTCTAGGATTACTTTTTTATTATAGTATTTGTTATTTTGAGAAACTAGAGAAAGTAAATGGTCATTACTCCAAAAAGGAGTTATTTGGCTCTGTCCAAAAAACTGTGTAA
- a CDS encoding fatty acid desaturase, with protein MLKRISWLTFFVLIIYPILLAFLVIKYHISHKIGIFEIGLLLAGYYGSNITVGVGLHRLWSHHAFKTNTAVEFILVIMSAATLQGPALSWASNHHKHHTHTDKDQDPHTPLKFDNKILGFLWSHIGWMIIDGSYKSIDRITMVKLGKSKLLRWQLKYYWQIAAFMNIVFPALIGYLIGGTINSAYAGFLFIGMGRALQQQATFCVNSLCHFVGSKQYYKGTAGDIWWMALFLLGENWHNFHHAFPSDYRNGAKWYHFDVHKWIIYVMSKLGLAWNLEITPKIRIQAKINETSKYLIEGRKQQLNLLQDKINQLVERVYVKLNELESSSISIKAQLEKSFMEIQESLKKLAEQLHSSIQLTEKSSERLLKIASKKIKDREMAIYRLYNELDRKYIRN; from the coding sequence ATGCTAAAAAGAATTTCGTGGCTTACTTTTTTTGTGCTTATCATATACCCAATTTTACTTGCATTTTTGGTTATAAAATATCACATTAGCCACAAGATAGGTATATTCGAAATAGGTTTACTGTTAGCCGGTTATTATGGTTCTAATATTACTGTTGGTGTTGGTTTGCATAGGCTTTGGTCACATCATGCCTTTAAAACAAATACAGCGGTGGAGTTTATTCTTGTTATAATGTCAGCCGCCACTTTACAAGGGCCAGCCTTGTCTTGGGCTTCAAATCATCACAAACACCATACTCATACTGACAAAGATCAAGATCCTCATACTCCACTAAAGTTTGACAATAAAATCTTGGGATTCCTATGGTCACATATTGGATGGATGATAATTGATGGAAGCTACAAGTCAATTGACCGGATTACTATGGTTAAACTTGGTAAAAGTAAATTGCTAAGATGGCAATTAAAATATTATTGGCAAATTGCTGCGTTTATGAATATTGTATTTCCAGCATTAATAGGTTACTTAATAGGTGGTACTATCAATTCTGCCTATGCTGGTTTCCTGTTTATTGGTATGGGAAGAGCATTGCAACAACAGGCAACTTTTTGCGTCAATTCTCTATGCCATTTCGTTGGTAGTAAACAATATTATAAAGGTACTGCAGGAGATATTTGGTGGATGGCATTATTCTTGTTAGGTGAAAATTGGCATAATTTCCACCATGCATTCCCATCAGATTATCGTAATGGTGCTAAATGGTATCATTTTGATGTCCATAAATGGATAATATACGTGATGAGCAAACTTGGACTAGCTTGGAATTTAGAAATTACTCCTAAAATCAGAATACAAGCCAAAATAAATGAGACTAGTAAATACCTAATAGAGGGACGCAAACAGCAATTAAATTTACTGCAAGATAAAATTAATCAACTGGTAGAACGGGTGTATGTAAAGCTTAATGAGCTTGAGAGTTCTTCTATATCTATTAAAGCTCAATTAGAAAAATCTTTTATGGAAATTCAGGAATCACTGAAGAAGCTTGCTGAACAACTACATTCATCAATTCAGTTAACTGAAAAGTCATCAGAAAGATTGCTAAAAATTGCTAGTAAAAAGATTAAAGATCGAGAAATGGCAATTTATAGATTATATAACGAGCTAGATAGAAAGTATATTAGGAACTAA
- the rsmH gene encoding 16S rRNA (cytosine(1402)-N(4))-methyltransferase RsmH → MIQEFASSHTPVMLNEVKEVLCPKDGGSYLDCTFGFGGYSRMILDSCNCQLVAIDCDPNVRTYANQLLNDYPSRVSFIQTGFAESFSKLGSLKFDGIVMDLGVSSMQLDSGERGFSFTHDGPLDMRMSSTGYSAADFINEADEQEIADVIYKYGDESYSRRIAKKIIEHRLLEPITNTAKFAHIVRSSIGFRKGKIDSATKTFQAIRIHINDELGQLARFLDNCKNILAPNGRLVIVSFHSLEDRIVKNFLKANSAKVVARSKYSVKISPEDSSKKWLKILTKKPLCPSPKEVALNPRARSAKLRAGQKIGNIYGS, encoded by the coding sequence ATGATACAAGAGTTCGCATCATCTCATACGCCGGTTATGTTGAATGAAGTTAAAGAAGTCTTATGTCCTAAAGATGGAGGAAGTTATTTAGATTGCACTTTTGGTTTTGGTGGTTATAGCAGGATGATATTAGATTCTTGTAATTGTCAGTTAGTAGCAATTGATTGTGATCCAAATGTTAGAACTTACGCTAATCAATTGCTAAACGATTATCCTAGCAGAGTGAGCTTTATTCAGACAGGTTTCGCTGAAAGTTTTTCAAAATTAGGTTCGTTGAAATTTGATGGGATAGTTATGGATTTAGGGGTTTCTTCTATGCAACTTGATTCTGGGGAGAGAGGGTTTTCCTTTACCCATGATGGTCCACTTGATATGAGGATGAGCAGTACGGGATATAGTGCTGCAGATTTTATAAATGAGGCTGATGAACAAGAAATAGCAGATGTGATTTATAAATATGGCGATGAATCTTATTCTCGAAGAATCGCTAAAAAGATTATAGAACATAGGTTATTAGAGCCTATTACTAATACAGCAAAATTTGCCCATATTGTTCGTAGTAGTATAGGTTTTAGAAAAGGTAAAATTGATTCCGCTACTAAGACTTTTCAAGCAATTCGTATTCATATCAATGATGAACTAGGTCAATTAGCAAGATTTTTAGATAATTGCAAGAATATTTTAGCACCAAATGGTCGGCTAGTAATTGTTTCATTTCATTCATTAGAAGACCGAATTGTTAAGAATTTTTTAAAAGCAAATTCTGCTAAGGTAGTCGCTAGGTCTAAATACAGTGTAAAAATTTCGCCTGAAGACAGTTCTAAAAAATGGCTTAAAATTCTTACAAAAAAACCATTATGTCCATCGCCTAAAGAAGTTGCACTTAATCCAAGAGCAAGGTCTGCAAAGTTGAGGGCTGGACAGAAAATAGGTAATATATATGGTAGTTAG
- a CDS encoding IS630 transposase-related protein has product MSTSPYSQDLREKVINYIEKGNSQISAAKIFDIHKNTISRWKVRKKKEGTILAKARLGFKSKVDKQQLEDFVKNNSNITLKYLGKRFGITGTQVGRILKKLGYSYKKNPSAIWKQVQRNDLNNVSIRNGSQ; this is encoded by the coding sequence ATGTCAACAAGCCCATATAGTCAAGATTTAAGAGAAAAAGTAATAAATTATATAGAAAAAGGTAATAGTCAAATATCTGCTGCTAAGATATTTGATATACACAAGAATACAATTAGTCGTTGGAAGGTAAGGAAGAAAAAAGAAGGAACAATATTAGCAAAAGCGAGATTAGGATTTAAAAGTAAAGTTGACAAGCAACAATTAGAAGATTTTGTTAAAAATAATTCAAATATTACGCTAAAATATCTTGGTAAAAGATTTGGGATTACAGGCACTCAAGTTGGAAGAATATTAAAGAAGTTAGGCTATAGTTATAAAAAAAACCCTTCAGCTATTTGGAAGCAAGTGCAGAGAAACGATCTGAATAACGTTAGCATCCGTAATGGAAGTCAATAA
- a CDS encoding IS5 family transposase, translated as MHATCDALGNPTGFHLTPGQAHDLQGSDVLMNELTKADAVLADKAYDADARMRDKLKDKGCIAVIPPKKNRVNPAKYDKDLYKARHLIENFFAKLKQYRAIATRYDKTSQNFLGAVYMASMVIWLN; from the coding sequence ATCCATGCCACATGTGACGCTCTAGGGAATCCAACGGGATTCCATCTTACCCCGGGTCAAGCTCATGATTTGCAAGGATCTGATGTTTTGATGAATGAATTGACGAAAGCGGATGCTGTACTTGCTGATAAGGCTTATGATGCCGATGCACGTATGCGAGATAAGCTGAAAGATAAGGGATGTATAGCTGTGATTCCCCCAAAGAAGAATCGTGTGAATCCAGCTAAGTATGATAAGGACCTCTATAAAGCTAGGCATTTGATTGAGAACTTTTTTGCAAAATTGAAGCAATATAGAGCTATTGCAACACGATATGACAAAACATCTCAGAACTTTTTGGGAGCTGTTTATATGGCTTCCATGGTAATTTGGCTCAATTGA
- a CDS encoding IS256 family transposase: MNKKTNESIKQAVDLLIDNDTDVSTILKEGGLLKELTKRLIEKALQSEMNNHLGYDKYSCADNDNARNGITSKKLISEHGAVEIEVPRDRHNTFEPAILPKRQKRFDGFDDKVLSLYAKGMSISDIKIQLQELYSVEISEGLISQITDDVMDEVKAWQSRPLEEIYPIVFFDCLVVKVRQDKRIINKAVYVALGIDLSGKKDILGLWISENEGAKFWLGNFTEMKNRGLKDILIACSDNLTGMSEAIEAVYPKTEHQLCIVHQIRNSLKYVSYKDRKQLSSDLKPIYTAVTEEQAHLALVSFEEKWNKQYPQIAKSWYNNWDNLMIFLGYPESIRKVIYTTNSVESVNSQLRKVTNNKRVFPNDNAVFKSLYLTIDYMTKKWTMPIPNWNEAMAHLMIKFEDRLNKI; encoded by the coding sequence ATGAATAAAAAAACTAATGAATCAATAAAGCAAGCAGTAGATTTATTAATAGATAATGATACAGATGTAAGTACAATACTGAAAGAAGGAGGTTTATTAAAAGAATTGACCAAACGTTTAATAGAGAAGGCACTGCAGTCAGAAATGAATAATCATCTAGGCTATGATAAATACAGTTGTGCAGATAATGATAATGCTCGTAATGGTATAACTAGCAAAAAACTGATCTCCGAACATGGAGCTGTAGAAATAGAAGTACCAAGGGATAGGCATAATACCTTTGAACCCGCAATACTACCAAAACGCCAGAAACGTTTTGATGGTTTTGACGATAAAGTACTATCATTATATGCTAAAGGCATGAGTATATCTGATATTAAGATTCAGTTACAGGAGTTATACAGTGTTGAAATAAGTGAAGGCTTAATCAGCCAAATTACTGATGATGTAATGGATGAGGTTAAAGCTTGGCAGAGTCGACCATTAGAAGAGATATATCCGATAGTATTTTTTGATTGTTTAGTAGTAAAAGTCAGGCAAGATAAAAGGATAATCAATAAGGCAGTATATGTTGCATTAGGAATTGATTTATCTGGTAAAAAAGATATATTGGGATTATGGATCAGTGAAAATGAAGGGGCAAAATTTTGGCTCGGTAATTTTACCGAAATGAAAAATAGAGGGCTAAAAGATATACTGATTGCCTGTAGCGATAATCTTACTGGTATGTCTGAGGCAATAGAAGCAGTTTATCCAAAAACAGAACATCAATTGTGTATTGTACATCAGATTAGAAATAGTTTAAAATATGTGTCGTATAAAGATAGGAAGCAACTGTCTAGCGATTTAAAGCCGATATATACTGCAGTAACGGAAGAACAAGCCCATTTAGCTTTAGTATCTTTTGAAGAAAAATGGAATAAACAATATCCACAAATTGCCAAATCATGGTATAATAATTGGGACAATCTAATGATTTTTCTAGGGTATCCTGAGTCAATTAGAAAGGTAATTTATACAACTAATTCAGTTGAATCTGTCAATAGTCAATTGCGTAAAGTAACAAATAATAAGCGGGTTTTTCCTAATGATAATGCTGTTTTTAAAAGTTTATATTTGACAATTGACTATATGACCAAAAAATGGACTATGCCCATTCCAAACTGGAATGAAGCTATGGCTCATTTGATGATTAAATTTGAGGATAGGCTTAACAAAATTTAA
- a CDS encoding exodeoxyribonuclease VII small subunit, which produces MLDLKSIENMSFEAALAELKEIVKKIDTGEESLDSSINSFERGVLLKDHCEKKLQAARLKIEKITKMPDSTIAIEKVES; this is translated from the coding sequence ATGCTAGACTTAAAATCTATTGAAAATATGAGCTTTGAAGCCGCCTTAGCTGAACTAAAAGAAATTGTAAAAAAAATTGATACGGGAGAGGAAAGTTTAGATTCATCAATTAATAGTTTTGAAAGAGGGGTCTTACTAAAAGATCACTGTGAAAAGAAACTACAAGCCGCCCGCTTAAAGATTGAAAAAATTACTAAGATGCCAGATTCAACCATCGCTATAGAAAAGGTAGAGTCCTAA